In the genome of uncultured Sphaerochaeta sp., the window TGGTACAGGACGGACGGATCCATCCGGCACGCATCGAAGAGGTTGTCAACAAGGTTACCAAGGAAATCGGTCGGATCATTGCTGATGAAGGCGAGAAGGTCATCTTCGATCTGGGTATCCACAATGTGGGTCCGGAAACCATCCGAGCTCTTGGAAGGTTGCATTTCCGTACCAGCTATGGACAGAACGTGCTCAACCACTCCAAGGAAGTTGCCATTCTCTCGGGCATGATCGCCAGCGAGATTGGGGCAAACAGCGAGCTTGCAATGCGCGCCGGTCTGCTTCATGACATAGGCAAGGGCATCGAGACCGAAAGTGATGCCAACCATGCTGAACTTGGTGCCGATATGGCAAAGCGTCTTGGGGAGGACCCAAGGGTGGTCAATGCCATCCTGGCCCACCACAATGACACGGAGCCTCAGACGATTGAAGCTGTCATTGTCCAGATTGCCGATGCCATCAGTGCAGCCCGCCCTGGTGCCCGACGAGAGACGCTGGACAACTACATCAAGCGTCTTGAGTCTCTTGAGCAGATTGCAGAGAGTTTCACCGGTGTGGACAAAGCATACGCCATCCAAGCCGGACGTGAGTTGAGAATTCTGGTGAACAACGACCAAGTCAACGATGATGGGGCCAAGCAGATTGCCAAGGGTATCGCCAGCCGCATCGAAGCAGAGTTGCGCTATCCGGGCAGAATCAAGGTGACCATCATCCGTGAGATGCGGGTCGTCGAATACGCTAGGTAGGTTGTTCGTGTCAGATAGCAAAACATTGGTCGCCCTGCTGCTGGGGGATGTCTGCGGACAGCCCGGAAGCAGGGCTCTCTTTCTCGGATTACATTCGCTCGTCAAGGATTATCGTGCTGACATGGTCGTGGTCAATGGTGAAAATGCCGCCAATGGCTTCGGCCTCAATGCCTCCTTGATGGAGCAGTTCTTCTCGCTTGGCGTCGCGGTGATCACCAGTGGGAATCACATCTGGCAGCAGGAAGACATCAGGCTCTTGCTTGACAGTGAGAAGCGCCTGCTTCGTCCTGCCAACTATCCTCCCCAGGCCCCAGGCCACGGGTCGGTGGTGGTGGATGTCAGAAATCACAAGGTCGGGGTGCTCAACCTGCAGGGACGGCAGTCCATGCCGAGCATCGACTGCCCGTTCAGGATTGGTCTGGAGCAGGTGAATCGGCTGCGCAAGCAAACAAACCTCATTCTCGTCGATTTCCATGCAGAGAGCTCAGAAGAGAAGGAAGCTCTTGGCCTGTACCTTGACGGCAAGGTCAGTGCAGTAGTGGGTACCCATACCCATGTGCAGACCTCGGATGAGAAATTGTTGCCCCAAAAGACAGCGTACATCACCGATCTTGGGCTTTGCGGTCCTTCTGAAAGTGTCATTGGTTCCGACCCGAAGATTTCCATTGCAAAACAGCTGACGCAGATGCCCATGCGCAGTGAGATTTCCGACACCGCACCGCTTTTGCAGGGGGTGTGCGTTACCTTGGACACCTCAACCGGCCAAGCGCTCTCCATTGAGCGGATCTCAAGGCTGTACCAGATCTGATGGCAAGCCGTACCATTGCCTTGCTGCAAGCCTTGCAAGCGCAGTTTGAGGAGTACACCAAGGATCAGCTCACAGCCTTTATTGTTTGCCGCAATGTCTTGGTGGATGGGGTGTTGGTGCCAGACCCGCGTCAGCGGGTGCGCAAGGATGCTTCCTTCTCGTTTACCTTTGATACCTATGTCTCTCGTGGTGGGTACAAGCTGGAACACGCCCTGAAGACCTTCGCTCTGGATGTGTCAGGGTTGGTTATGCTCGATGCAGGATCTTCCACCGGTGGTTTCACCGATTGTCTGCTCAAACAGGGGGCTTCGCTCGTACACAGCGTTGATGTGGGGTACAACCAGCTTGACTGGAGACTTAGGACAGACAAAAGGGTGCTGGTGCACGAAAAACAGAACATCATGACCCTTGAGTCGCTCTCCCCCCAGCCGCAAGCAGCCGTCTGTGACCTCTCCTTCCGTTCAATAGCCGGGGCTGCGAGTCATATTCTCACCCTTTGTTCAGAGGGGCCTTTGGTCTCCTTGATAAAGCCGCAGTTTGAGGTTCCGCGCAACCTTGAGAACTTCAATGGCATCGTCTCTGACCGGAAGGTTCTGCTTGAGGTGATGGACCGAGTATATGACTTGCTTGAGGACGATCAGGTGGGTATCCATGCTGTGGCAAAGAGCCCCATCACCGGCCATAAGGGAAATGTGGAATTTCTTGCCCTTCTCAAACAAGAGAACGGAATGGACAGGGTGCAGTTCCACCAAGAGGTGGATGTACTGCTCAGTTGATGGGTTCGCCTTCCACCAGGA includes:
- a CDS encoding TIGR00282 family metallophosphoesterase, yielding MSDSKTLVALLLGDVCGQPGSRALFLGLHSLVKDYRADMVVVNGENAANGFGLNASLMEQFFSLGVAVITSGNHIWQQEDIRLLLDSEKRLLRPANYPPQAPGHGSVVVDVRNHKVGVLNLQGRQSMPSIDCPFRIGLEQVNRLRKQTNLILVDFHAESSEEKEALGLYLDGKVSAVVGTHTHVQTSDEKLLPQKTAYITDLGLCGPSESVIGSDPKISIAKQLTQMPMRSEISDTAPLLQGVCVTLDTSTGQALSIERISRLYQI
- a CDS encoding TlyA family RNA methyltransferase, with translation MASRTIALLQALQAQFEEYTKDQLTAFIVCRNVLVDGVLVPDPRQRVRKDASFSFTFDTYVSRGGYKLEHALKTFALDVSGLVMLDAGSSTGGFTDCLLKQGASLVHSVDVGYNQLDWRLRTDKRVLVHEKQNIMTLESLSPQPQAAVCDLSFRSIAGAASHILTLCSEGPLVSLIKPQFEVPRNLENFNGIVSDRKVLLEVMDRVYDLLEDDQVGIHAVAKSPITGHKGNVEFLALLKQENGMDRVQFHQEVDVLLS